The following are encoded in a window of Callithrix jacchus isolate 240 chromosome 9, calJac240_pri, whole genome shotgun sequence genomic DNA:
- the RILPL2 gene encoding RILP-like protein 2 isoform X2, producing MEEPPVREEEEEEGDEDEERDEAGPEGALGKSPFQLTAEDVYDISYLLGRELMALGSDPRVTQLQFKVVRVLEMLEALVNEGSLAVEELKMERDSLRKEVEGLRSQGPPASEEVEGAVSQEHDIVLQPVTEEDSISKNNNEVNGAAMNMGMQISLHVLPPVLQIHTQNRNCWIKW from the exons ATGGAGGAGCCCCCTGTgcgagaagaggaagaggaggagggagacgaGGACGAGGAGAGGGATGAGGCTGGGCCCGAAGGGGCGCTGGGCAAGAGCCCCTTCCAGCTGACCGCCGAGGACGTGTATGACATCTCCTACCTGTTGGGCCGCGAGCTCATGGCCCTGGGCAGCGACCCTCGGGTGACGCAGCTGCAGTTCAAAGTCGTCCGCGTCCTGGAGATGCTGGAGGCGCTGGTGAATGAGGGCAGCCTGGCAGTGGAGGAGCTGAAGATGGAGAGGGACAGCCTCAGGaaggaggtggaggggctgcGGAGCCAGGGCCCTCCGGCCAGCGAGGAG gtggagggggcagtgagccaagaacatgacattgtactccagcctgtgacagaggaagactccatctcaaagaataaTAATGAAGTAAAcggtgctgctatgaacatgggtatgcaaatatctcttcatgtCCTGCCTCCAGTGCTCCAGATACATACCCAGAAtcggaattgctggatcaaatggtaa